One Candidatus Margulisiibacteriota bacterium genomic region harbors:
- a CDS encoding NADPH-dependent 7-cyano-7-deazaguanine reductase QueF, producing the protein MVKAEGISFDFFGVEYIKSSFLEVFPYQGEKQYITYTTKEFSAVCPFSGLPDIAQVTIEYIPDEFCLELKSLKYYFISYRNVGIYQEAVTNMLFSDIYAVLKPHYLKVTTVYNTRGGIDATCYIEKGNK; encoded by the coding sequence ATGGTAAAAGCTGAAGGAATTAGTTTTGATTTTTTTGGAGTGGAGTACATCAAGAGTTCTTTCCTTGAAGTGTTTCCTTATCAGGGAGAAAAACAGTATATTACTTATACTACTAAAGAATTTTCGGCTGTTTGCCCATTTTCGGGATTGCCTGATATTGCCCAGGTAACGATCGAATATATTCCTGATGAGTTTTGTCTTGAACTGAAATCGCTTAAATATTACTTTATTTCTTATAGGAACGTAGGCATTTATCAGGAGGCTGTGACGAATATGCTGTTTTCTGATATATACGCAGTATTAAAGCCTCATTATCTAAAAGTAACAACTGTCTATAATACCAGAGGCGGCATAGATGCTACCTGCTATATAGAAAAAGGCAATAAATAG